The Actinomycetes bacterium genome contains the following window.
GGTTCGACGCGGTCTGCACGGGGCACTACGCATCCGTCGTCGGGGGGCCGCAGGGGCCTGAGCTGCACCGGGCCGTCGACCGTGCCAAGGACCAGTCGTACGTCCTCGGAGTGATCACGGCCGAGCAGCTGGCGCACGCGATGTTCCCGCTCGGCGACACCGTCAAGGGGGCGGTGCGAGCCGAGGCGGCCGACCGCGGGCTGGCTGTGGCACAGAAGCCGGACAGCCACGACATCTGCTTCATCCCGGACGGAGACACCGAGCGGTTCCTCCGCGACCGGATCGGGTCCGCGCCCGGGCCGGTGGTCGACGTCAGCGGCGAGGTACTCGGCGAGCACGACGGTGCCTACGCCTTCACCGTGGGCCAGCGCAAGGGTTTGCGGCTGGGCCGGCCGGCCGCCGACGGCCGGCCGCGCTACGTGCTGTCGGTCTCCCCGGTCGACCGGCAGGTGACCGTCGGCCCGGTCGAGCAGCTGACGGTGCGCACCGTCGAGGCGGAACGGCCGCGGTGGTGCGGGGCCGTTCCGGAGGGCACCTTCGGCTGTGGGGTGCAGCTGCGCGCACACGGCGAGGAGCTCCCGGGCGTCGCCGAGGTGGACGGCGACCGGGTCGTGGTCCGGCTGGCCAGCCGGACCAGTGGGATTGCCCCTGGGCAGGCTGCGGTGCTCTACGACGGCACCCGAGTGGTCGGCTCGGCCACCATCGCGGCCACCTCCGCCGAGGTCACGGCGCCCGACGGGGCGGCCCGGTGACCTGGTCGGGGGGTTGGCCGGTCGGGGCGGCCACCGGGGTCGGCTCGATGCCCGGCACCGACGTGCGTGAGGCCGTCCGCATGGTGCTCGGCGAGCTGCCCGACCTGCCGCACCTGCCCGAGCTGCCGGCGCGGGGGCCGGGCGCGGAGCTGACCGGCCGCGCCGTCGCGCTGCTCACCGACCTGCCGGCCGAGTGGGGCCCGTTCGGCTGGCGGCTGGCCGGTCGGCCGGGGCATGACCTGCGCCTGGCCCGGTCGCTGCTGGCCGAGGACCTCGACGCCGTCCAGGAGGCCACCGACGGCTACGCCGGGCCGCTGAAGCTGCAGGTGTGCGGCCCGTGGACCCTCGCGGCCACCGTCGAGCTGGGCAACGGGGAGAAGGCGCTGGCCGACGTGGGGGCGCGGCGCGACCTCGCGGTGTCGCTGGCCGAGGGCATCGGCGGGCACGTGGCCGACCTGCTCCGGCGGGTGCCGGGCGCGTCGGTGGTCGTCCAGCTGGACGAGCCGTCGCTGTCCGCCGTCCAGTCCGGCGGAGTGCCCACCGCCAGCGGCTTCGCCACCCTGCGCTCGGTGCGCGAGCAGGAGCTGCGCGAGCATCTGCGGCTGGTCGTCGACGCGGTGGTGGCCAGTGGGGCCGAGCCGGTCGTGCACTGCTGCGCGGCGCAGCCTCCGGTCGAGCTGTTGGTGGCTGCCGGCGCGAGGGGGCTGTCCCTGGACGCGACGCTGCTGACCCCCGCCGATGACGACGCGATCGGGACGGCGCTGGAGTCCGGCGTCCACCTGCTGCTCGGCACGGTGCCCGCCCTCGGCGCCGGAGCCGACACGGGGGCCGGGTCCGATGATGCGCGACCGGCCCGCACGTTGGGCCGCCGGCTCGGGGTCCCGCCCGAGCAGCTGGCGGCCCGGGTGACGGTCACCCCGACCTGCGGCCTGGCCGGCGCCTCGCCCGCGTACGCACTGGCCGCGCTGGGACGGGCTCGGACGGCGGCACGCCGGCTGGTCGACGACCCGGAGGGCGAGCGTGGCTGAGCTGGTCGACGGCGTCCCGGCCGAGGCGAGGGAGCGCGCGGTCGAGCTGGCCAAGCAGATCGACGAGCACCAGTACCGCTACTACGTGCTGGACGCGCCGGTGGTCAGCGACACCGAGTACGACGCGCTGCTGCGCGAGCTGACCGACCTGGAGGAGCGCTACCCGGGGGTGCGCACCCCCGACTCGCCGACCCAGCGGGTCGGCGGGACCTACTCGACGCTGTTCAGCCCGGTCCAGCACCTCCAGCGGATGATGAGCCTGGACAACGTGTTCAGCGCCGAGGAGCTGCAGGCCTGGGCCGAGCGGGTGCTGCGCGACGCCGGCGGTGTGGTGCGCTGGCTGTGCGAGGTGAAGCACGACGGGCTGGCCGTCGACCTGGTCTACGAGGACGGCGGGCTGGTGCGGGCGGCCACCCGCGGTGACGGGCGCACCGGCGAGGACGTGACCGCGAACGTGCGCACCCTGGCGAATGTCCCGGCGGTGCTCGACGCCAGCCGGCGCCCGGTGCCCGAGCTGCTCGAGGTGCGCGGGGAGGTGTACTTCCCGATGGCCGGGTTCGCCGACCTCAACGCCGGCCTGGTGGCGGTCGGCAAGGCGCCGTTCGCCAACCCGCGTAACGCGGCGGCCGGCTCGCTGCGGCAGAAGGACCCGCGGGTCACCGCGGCGCGTCCGCTGCGGCTGGTGGTGCACGGGCTGGGCGCCCGCTTCGGCTTCGAGCCGGCGACCCAGTCCGAGGCGTACCAGGCGCTGGCCGACTGGGGGCTGCCGGCCAGCGGCCAGTTCCGGGTGGTCGACGATCTGGCCGCCGTCTACGACTTCATCGCCCACTACGGCGAGCACCGGCACGACCTGGACCACGAGATCGACGGCGTGGTGGTCAAGGTCGACGACTTCGCCGCCCAGGGCCGGCTCGGCGCCACGTCGCGGGCGCCGCGCTGGGCGATCGCCTACAAGTACCCGCCCGAGGAGGTGACCACCAAGCTGCTGGACATCCAGGTGAACGTCGGGCGCACCGGTCGGGTCACCCCGTTCGGGGTCATGGCGCCGGTGCGGGTGTCCGGGTCCACCGTCGAGATGGCCACCTTGCACAACCAGGACGAGGTGCGCCGCAAGGGCGTCCTGATCGGGGACACCGTCGTGCTGCGAAAGGCCGGCGACGTCATCCCGGAGATCGTCGGCCCGGTCGTGGAGCTGCGCGACGGCAGCGAGCGTGCCTTCGTGATGCCCACCCACTGCCCGGCGTGTGGCACCCCGCTGGCCCCCGAGAAGGAGGGGGACGTCGACATCCGCTGCCCGAACACGCGCTCCTGCCCCGCGCAGCTGCGGGAGCGGGTCTTCCACCTGGCCGGCCGGGGTGCCCTCGACATCGAGGTGCTCGGCTACGAGGCCGGCGCCGCGCTGCTCGAGTGCGGGCTGATCGCCGACGAGGGCGACGTGTTCGGGCTCACCGCCGAGCGGCTGGCCGGCTGCCCGTTCTTCACCCGCAAGGACGGCGGCCTGTCCACGAACGCGGCCAAGCTGCTGGACAACCTGGAGCGGGCCAAGGCGCAGCCGCTGTGGCGGGTGCTGGTGGCGCTGTCGATCCGGCACGTAGGGCCGACAGCCGCCCAGGCGCTGGCCCGTGAGCTGCGCGACCTCGACCGGATCGCCTCGACCCCGGCCCAGGAGCTGGCCGCGGTCGAGGGGGTCGGTCCGGTCATCGCGGAGTCGATCATCGAGTGGTTCACGGTCGACTGGCACCGCGAGCTGGTGGCCAAGTGGCGCGCGGCCGGTGTGCGGATGGCCGACGAGGCGGAGTCTGACGGCCCCCGGCCGCTCGACGGCGTCGCCGTTGTCCTCACCGGTACCCTCGCCGGCTGGACCAGGGACGCCGCCACCGAGGCCCTGCAGGCTCGCGGGGCGAAGGTCACCGGGTCGGTCTCCAAGACCACCGGCTTCGTCGTCGCCGGTGACGCACCGGGCAGCAAGTACGATAAGGCGCTGCAGCTGGGCGTCCCTGTGCTGGACGCCGACGGGCTGCGGGTGCTGCTCGAGCAGGGCCCGCAGGTGGCCCGCGCGCTCACCGCAGCCACCGACTGACTCCGCGGCACCGGCGCGTCGTTCCCCGCCGTCCGGGCGAATTTCTGCCTGACTGGGTGGTCACAGCACCCACCGGGGTGCAGACTACGCAGCGCAGTCAGGCAACTACTCATAGTGGCAGAGACTGCGGGGGAGGGCGATGGACACGCCGACGCGCGCCGGTACGCCCTCGGTGCTGCGCCCGAACCTGTTCAGCGCCGTCTACTGGCCGATCGTCGCGGCCGGCGCGGTGGTGCTCGGCGCGGCCGTCGTCGCCGCGCCGACCCTGGGCCAGGTCGACCATGCCCTGGCCCTGGTGTGCCTGTCCGCGCTCGTCGTCTTCGGTGAGCTGCGCCCGGTCGTCACCAGCCGGTCGTTCGGCGAGGGCGTCACGCCGTCCATCGCCTTCACCTTCGCGATCATGTTCCTGTGGGGGCTGTGGCCGGCCGTGGCGGCTCAGGCGATCGCCTCCGTCGTGGCCGACCTGGCCGCGCGCAAGGAGTGGTGGCGGACCCTGGTGAACCCGGCCCAGTACGCGGTCAGCCTCGCGCTGGCCTGGCTGGCCATGGTCCCCCTCGGCTACACGGCCACCGCCAGTGCCTGGCACCACATCGTCCGAGGCGACCTGCCGGTCATGATCGTCGCCTGGATCGTCTACTTCCTGGCCAACAACCTCATCGTCTCGGGGCTGCTCGCGGCGCACGCGCGAGCGCCGCTGCACGCGCTGTTCTTCGAGGACTTCCGCTACCTCGTCGTCTCGAACTTCTCGGTCTTCGCCATCTCGCCGCTGGTCGCCCTCGCGGTGCAGATGAGCCTGTGGTGGTTCCCGCTGCTGCTGCCGCCGCTGGTGGCCATCTACCGCACCTCGGCCATGTCCCTGGAGAAGGAGCACCAGGCCCACCACGACCCGCTCACCGGGCTGCCCAACCGCAAGCTGCTGCTCGAGCAGCTGGAGAGCGCCCTGGCGAAGGCCAACGGGGCCCCCCTGGCGCTGTTCCTGCTCGACCTCGACCGGTTCAAGGACGTCAACGACACCCTGGGGCACCAGATGGGCGACCGGATGCTCGAGCACGTTGCGGGACGGATCCGGGGCGCGCTGCGCCCGGAGGACACGGTCGCCCGGCTCGGCGGCGACGAGTTCGCCATCCTGCTGACCGATGTGCCCGGTGAGGACGACGCGATCGAGGTGGCGGTGCGGATCCGGACCGCGCTGGCCGAGCCGTTCCGCACCGACGGCGTCCTCATCGAGCTGGAGGCCAGCGTCGGCATCGCGCTGTACCCGGGACACGGGACCGACGTCCACCAGCTGCAGCGCTCGGCCGAGGTCGCCATGTACCTGGCCAAGGAGGAGCGCTCCGGGATCGAGGTCTACGCACCGGACACCGACCGCCATTCCACCAGCCGGCTCGGGCTGCTCGGCTCGCTGCGACAGTCGCTGGACCAGGGCGAGCTCGAGCTGCACTACCAGCCCAAGGTGGCGCTCGGCTCCGGCGGCGTGGTCGGCGTCGAGGCACTGGTCCGCTGGCGGCACCCGGAGCGCGGACTGGTCTACCCGGACGAGTTCATCCCGTTCGCCGAGCACTCCGGCCTGATGCACCGGCTGACGTCCTACGTGGTGGACGCCGCCCTGGCCCAGGCCGCGACCTGGTGGTCGGTGGGCCTGCACATCCCGGTCGCCGTCAACGTGTCGGCCCGCGACCTGCACGGCCCGATGCTCGCCCAGACCGTCGCCAGGGGCCTGCAGGCGCACGGCCTACCGGCCAGAGCGCTGCGCCTGGAGCTCACCGAGCGGGTGCTGATGTCCGAGCCCGGCCGGGTCGCCGGGACCCTGGACGCGCTCGAGCGGCTGGGCGTGTCGCTCAGCCTGGACGACTTCGGCACCGGCTACTCCTCGATGGTCCTGCTCAAGCGGCTTCCGGTCAGCGAGATCAAAGTCGACCGGTCGTTCGTGCAGCGGATGACCCAGTCGACCGACGATGCGACCATCGTCCGTTCGATCGTGGAGCTGGCCCACGCCCTCGGCATCGAGGTCGTGGCCGAGGGCGTCGAGACCATCGAGGCCTGGGACGCGCTGGACGAGCTGGGCTGCGACAGCGCCCAGGGCTGGTACGTCGGCCGCCCGATGCCGGCCGCGCAGGCGACCGAGTGGCTGCTGCGGCACCCCAGCCGCAGCACTGCCCTTCGGGTCCTTCGGGGCGGGTCGGCCTCAAGGCCGAAGGGTTAGCCGCCGACAACAACTCCGAGCGCCATCGGCGGGAGGAGAGGTCATGGGGGCTGGTCCACCGCGCCCGTCGTTGGCCCGCTGGTCGCTGTTCGCGGTGACCTGGCACTTCTCGGTGTGGGTCGGCTGGGCGTTCGTGGCGGCCGCCGCCATCAAGGTGCAGCCCGCGATGGGCAGCATGCCGTGGGCCTTCTGGGTGATCGCCGGCCTGGTCCTGCTCGGCGAGTTCCGTCCGGTGAAGACCGGTGGCTGGTTCGACCAGAACGGCACCGTCACCACGACCGCTTTCGTACTCGCGATCATGTACCTGTGGGGCCCGTGGCCGGCGCTGCTGCTGCAGGCGGGGGCGACCACCGTCTCCCAGCGGTCGCAGAAGAAGCCGTCGTGGACGCTGTTCTTCAACGTCGGCCAGTACTGCGTGTCGTTGATGGCCGCCTGGGTGCCCATGTACCTGGCCGGTGAGGGAGACGGGCTGGTCGCCGCAGGTCGGACCATGCAAGGCCAGGACCTGTCCTGGATCGCGGCCGGCTGGGTGGCGTGGTTCGTCGCCAACAACGCGCTGGTGTCCGGGCTCGCCGCCGACCAGGGCCAGACGTTCCGCGAGGCGTTCTTCGACGACTTCTGGTTCTACGTGGTCTCCACGGCCGCGGTGCTCGCGCTCTCCCCGATCGTCGTGCTCGTGGCGCAGGGCAGCCTGTACTTCATCCCGCTGCTGCTCATCCCGATGTTCGCCGTCCACCAGACCGGCCGGATCTCGATGGTCGCCGAGCAGCAGTCGCTGCACGACGCCCTCACCGGGCTGCCCAACCGCAAGTACCTGCTGCGCCGGCTGGACGAGGCGGTCAGCTCGCCACAGCGGGAGCCGTTCGCGCTGTGCCTGCTCGACCTGGACCGGTTCAAGGAGGTCAACGACACCCTCGGTCACCACGTCGGCGACCAGCTGCTCGTCCTGGTGTCCCAGCGGCTGTCGGCCGTGCTGCGTCCCGACGACCTGGTGGCCCGGCTCGGCGGCGACGAGTTCGCGCTGCTGCTGCCCGGCGTCACCAACTCGAAGGCCGCGGCCGAGGTGGCCCACCGG
Protein-coding sequences here:
- a CDS encoding EAL domain-containing protein, with protein sequence MDTPTRAGTPSVLRPNLFSAVYWPIVAAGAVVLGAAVVAAPTLGQVDHALALVCLSALVVFGELRPVVTSRSFGEGVTPSIAFTFAIMFLWGLWPAVAAQAIASVVADLAARKEWWRTLVNPAQYAVSLALAWLAMVPLGYTATASAWHHIVRGDLPVMIVAWIVYFLANNLIVSGLLAAHARAPLHALFFEDFRYLVVSNFSVFAISPLVALAVQMSLWWFPLLLPPLVAIYRTSAMSLEKEHQAHHDPLTGLPNRKLLLEQLESALAKANGAPLALFLLDLDRFKDVNDTLGHQMGDRMLEHVAGRIRGALRPEDTVARLGGDEFAILLTDVPGEDDAIEVAVRIRTALAEPFRTDGVLIELEASVGIALYPGHGTDVHQLQRSAEVAMYLAKEERSGIEVYAPDTDRHSTSRLGLLGSLRQSLDQGELELHYQPKVALGSGGVVGVEALVRWRHPERGLVYPDEFIPFAEHSGLMHRLTSYVVDAALAQAATWWSVGLHIPVAVNVSARDLHGPMLAQTVARGLQAHGLPARALRLELTERVLMSEPGRVAGTLDALERLGVSLSLDDFGTGYSSMVLLKRLPVSEIKVDRSFVQRMTQSTDDATIVRSIVELAHALGIEVVAEGVETIEAWDALDELGCDSAQGWYVGRPMPAAQATEWLLRHPSRSTALRVLRGGSASRPKG
- a CDS encoding methionine synthase, whose product is MTWSGGWPVGAATGVGSMPGTDVREAVRMVLGELPDLPHLPELPARGPGAELTGRAVALLTDLPAEWGPFGWRLAGRPGHDLRLARSLLAEDLDAVQEATDGYAGPLKLQVCGPWTLAATVELGNGEKALADVGARRDLAVSLAEGIGGHVADLLRRVPGASVVVQLDEPSLSAVQSGGVPTASGFATLRSVREQELREHLRLVVDAVVASGAEPVVHCCAAQPPVELLVAAGARGLSLDATLLTPADDDAIGTALESGVHLLLGTVPALGAGADTGAGSDDARPARTLGRRLGVPPEQLAARVTVTPTCGLAGASPAYALAALGRARTAARRLVDDPEGERG
- the mnmA gene encoding tRNA 2-thiouridine(34) synthase MnmA — encoded protein: MRVLAALSGGVDSAVAAARAVDAGHEVTAVHLALAAQRESFRTGSRGCCTLEDSRDARRVADVLGLPFYVWDLAERFRADVVDDFVAEYAAGRTPNPCLRCNERIKFAAVLDRAVALGFDAVCTGHYASVVGGPQGPELHRAVDRAKDQSYVLGVITAEQLAHAMFPLGDTVKGAVRAEAADRGLAVAQKPDSHDICFIPDGDTERFLRDRIGSAPGPVVDVSGEVLGEHDGAYAFTVGQRKGLRLGRPAADGRPRYVLSVSPVDRQVTVGPVEQLTVRTVEAERPRWCGAVPEGTFGCGVQLRAHGEELPGVAEVDGDRVVVRLASRTSGIAPGQAAVLYDGTRVVGSATIAATSAEVTAPDGAAR
- the ligA gene encoding NAD-dependent DNA ligase LigA; translation: MAELVDGVPAEARERAVELAKQIDEHQYRYYVLDAPVVSDTEYDALLRELTDLEERYPGVRTPDSPTQRVGGTYSTLFSPVQHLQRMMSLDNVFSAEELQAWAERVLRDAGGVVRWLCEVKHDGLAVDLVYEDGGLVRAATRGDGRTGEDVTANVRTLANVPAVLDASRRPVPELLEVRGEVYFPMAGFADLNAGLVAVGKAPFANPRNAAAGSLRQKDPRVTAARPLRLVVHGLGARFGFEPATQSEAYQALADWGLPASGQFRVVDDLAAVYDFIAHYGEHRHDLDHEIDGVVVKVDDFAAQGRLGATSRAPRWAIAYKYPPEEVTTKLLDIQVNVGRTGRVTPFGVMAPVRVSGSTVEMATLHNQDEVRRKGVLIGDTVVLRKAGDVIPEIVGPVVELRDGSERAFVMPTHCPACGTPLAPEKEGDVDIRCPNTRSCPAQLRERVFHLAGRGALDIEVLGYEAGAALLECGLIADEGDVFGLTAERLAGCPFFTRKDGGLSTNAAKLLDNLERAKAQPLWRVLVALSIRHVGPTAAQALARELRDLDRIASTPAQELAAVEGVGPVIAESIIEWFTVDWHRELVAKWRAAGVRMADEAESDGPRPLDGVAVVLTGTLAGWTRDAATEALQARGAKVTGSVSKTTGFVVAGDAPGSKYDKALQLGVPVLDADGLRVLLEQGPQVARALTAATD
- a CDS encoding EAL domain-containing protein; translated protein: MGAGPPRPSLARWSLFAVTWHFSVWVGWAFVAAAAIKVQPAMGSMPWAFWVIAGLVLLGEFRPVKTGGWFDQNGTVTTTAFVLAIMYLWGPWPALLLQAGATTVSQRSQKKPSWTLFFNVGQYCVSLMAAWVPMYLAGEGDGLVAAGRTMQGQDLSWIAAGWVAWFVANNALVSGLAADQGQTFREAFFDDFWFYVVSTAAVLALSPIVVLVAQGSLYFIPLLLIPMFAVHQTGRISMVAEQQSLHDALTGLPNRKYLLRRLDEAVSSPQREPFALCLLDLDRFKEVNDTLGHHVGDQLLVLVSQRLSAVLRPDDLVARLGGDEFALLLPGVTNSKAAAEVAHRVRHSMEEPFNLEGVLLELEASFGITVWPEHGDAVEQLMRRADVAMYVAKESHGDVEVYDPSRDHNTTDRLGLLAALRRAIDAHELEVHYQPKVSVGARDVVGVEALVRWNHPERGYIPPDEFIPLAETSGLMHRLTEFVIDAALGQVAEWRRMGLPVSVAVNVSARDLHGAELLRTVSEGLARHRVPASFLCLELTERTLMTEHTRVMDTLEALEALDVTLSLDDFGTGYSSMFMLQRLPVSEIKVDRSFVSRLADGGDDASIVRSIIELAHGLGLDAVAEGVETEQVWQQLVALGCDNAQGWLISRPMSGDLATAWLQGQMDVAPAALRAV